A segment of the Candidatus Nitrososphaera gargensis Ga9.2 genome:
AAGCCCATACTTTGACCTGCAGGGGTGCTACCACGAAATGGGGCACGCAATGCATGCCTCATCGATAAGCTCGCGGGCCAAGTACTGGGACCGATACGGCTTTTCGATGGGCATAGCCGAGGTATTCTCGATATTTCTGGAAAGGCTGACAAAGAACAAAAAGTACCTATCTTCGCTTGGAGTGCATGACGAGCGGGTCCTTGATGAAATCGAGGAGAGGAACAACTTTATGGAACTGTTCTTTGTCACGTTCTATACTGCCAACTCGCTGATGAAGGCAGAATTCTGGCGAAAGAAACTGTCGATGGAAAAGGCAAGCGACCTTTATGCAAACTTGATAAAGGAATACACTGGCCTTGAAATGCCCGGCGAGTACTGGATGCTCCACCACATACTGCCGGACGCGATAATGTATGTGCCAAGCTATCTTTTGGCGGCAGTTCGCGCTGCCGAGCTTGACCACCACCTGCAGGGTAGGTTCGGGGAAGAGTGGTGGACCCAGACAGAGGCTGGAAGCTACATCCGAGAAATAACGGAGCCGGGAGCCAAGATAGATCTGTCAAGGTTCTCAAGGCTTGATAGCAGCCTGTTCATGAATGAAATAAGATAATGTTCCGGCTTTAGGGTCGCGGATATCGTGGAGTAGCCTAAAAGACTACCCCGACTGCCGCTTTTTCTTCCTTTGACAACTCGCGGTAGCCGTTCTTGTCGATAATGACTACGTTGATGCTGTCACCGGTTCCAGCGTTTCTTCTGATTGCAGCTGCTATCGCCTGCATCGCTACCTTGTACGCGTCGTTAACGCTCATGCCGTCCCTGTATTCCGATTCTAGATAGCCGTAAGCAACAGGCGATCCGCTGCCGGTGGAAATGAACTTTTCAGTCGTCATCGAGCCAAAGAGGTCGATGTTGTGGATCTGGCTGCCCTCGTTTTTCGTGTAACCTGCCATTATTATCTGGACATAGTATGGAAAGTATCGCTGGTTAAAGAGGATATTTGAGCAGAGCCTCGCAGCAGACTTGACTGGCATAAGCTCCTTGTTCTGGAAGCGGTAGAGGTTGGCGTTGTAGCGCATCGTGTCGACAAGATTCTGCGCGTCGGCCACGCCGCCGGCTATGGTCATTGCAAGGTGCTGGTCAACTTTTTGGATCTTCATGACGTGCCTGTCGGCGATAAAGAGTCCCGCGCTTGCGCGGGTGTCGGCCGCAAGCACCACACCATCCTTGCATGTCAAGGCGCATGTAGTGGTTCCTTTCTTTATCTGGTCGGCAATGTAATCGGGATATCTCTTGTCCTGAGGGTGCATATATACTACATTGCATTGAAGAGACCTTACCTGATTTAAAACTATCTGCTAATTCTAAAAATTATGTCAAAGTGTGGAATCGTCAAGTTGCCGTCGTCGGCTACGCAATTGCTCCTTTCATACGATAGCATATCGAGCTCGTCTGAAAGCTCTACCTGCGCCTCACAAGGTGTCACAAAGGTGAGTCTGTAGATGCCGTTTTCATCCGGCTCGACTGTGCCGAGGCCATAGCTGTAGTGCAGAATGCCTGTCATATTGCTGTCACGCTCTGTGCTGATCTTTGAGATAGTGCGCGGTGGTTTCCTTATCTATCGAAGACCCATTGATAGATCCGTCCTGCCCGACGGTAATTTCAGTATGCAGACAATCGACATCAAATGCGGGAAGCACCGTTTCGTGAAGGATTGGACTGTGCGGCACTGTGTTGCCCTGTCTGTCAGTTAATTTCTCTGCGCTAGGATTTTTATTGTTGTCGCTTCAAGTAGGATACACCGGATATGCGCTGACAGAATTGGAATCTTCGACGATAAAACTCTGCACGGCATTTACCTGTACCATATCACCTACCTGGCCGACACGTGTGGTGAGCGGCGTATTTTGTATCTTCTACCTCAGGCTCGTATCGACCAATTCCCTGTACCGGTCGTCTAGCGCGCCACGCTCTAGCGCTACGACAGTGTCCTGCATCCAATGATGCAGCATGTCATAGTATTCATACTTGCTTGCTTTCGTAAATGTGAATTCAAAGAACCCATCCGGCACCAAGATGTTGGGTCCGCTTCCGCTGATGGTATTGAAAAACTGAATCGTCATCGTTGCTTGCCACAACTGCGTTTGGCACGTCGTCCTTGTTTATCCACCTGACCGTATTGTTGACGCCGATTATCACCTTGATAACCTCAGGTTCAAAGTTCTTGTTGCCGCTGGAGGAGCCAGCGGGTATAGTTACAATAGACGACACTCTTTCTGTACCGCTGCCGCCAGACGCTGCAAACATCGCGGAAAAAGCACAAGGCGATTCCGACTGTCAGACCTATAGCTACGGGGACGTCGATCTCGCCCACTATAAGTAGAGTTGGTTTCTATATAATGAAGTTTTGTCCAAACGGTGCAGTCTCTGTTTATTTTATATCACCCTTTAGCTGATTTTTCCCTAGCAGTTTGCCTAAGACGATATTTGAGAAGATCTGGGACAGTCATATTATTTACGAAAAGGAAGGCGGTGGTCTGTCACTGCTATACATCGATAGGCACCTGGTGCATGAAGTCACTTCGCCACAGGCGTTTGACGGTCTCCGAATGAACAACCGGCGCGTCAGAAGACCAGACCTGACATTTGCCACCATGGACCACAACGTGCCAACAAGCGACAGGTCGCTTCCAATAGTAGATCAAATTTCGTCTATACAGATCCAGACGCTTGCGCAAAACTGCAAAGAGTTTGGCATTACACTCTTTGATATGCACAGCCCCGATCAGGGCATTGTGCACGTGATAGGTCCAGATCTTGGGCTGACACTGCCAGGTACCACGATTGTGTGCGGCGACAGCCACACCTCGACCCATGGCGCCTTTGGCGCCTTTGCGCTTGGCATAGGCACGAGCGAGGTAGAGCACGTGCTTGCCACCCAGACCTTGTGGATGGACAAGCCCAAGACGTTTGCGATAAACCTTGAAGGCAGGCGCAGGAACCCTCACGCCGTGACTGCCAAGGACATGATACTCTATGTGATAAGGACAATCGGGACTGCTGGTGGCACTGGCACCGTGCTAGAGTATCGCGGCGAGGCAATGTCCGAGCTCTCGATGGAGAACAGGATGACGATATGCAACATGTCTATTGAAGCAGGCGCGCGTGCCGGCCTGATAGCGCCTGACAGGACGACCTTTGACTTTATCAGGGGAAGGCGCTACGCGCCAAAAGGCGAGCAGTTCGAAAAGGCGGTTGAATACTGGTCTTGCCTTCGGACGGATCCAAACGCCAAGTTTGACAAGTCGATCAGCTTTGACGTCGGCTCGCTTGCACCCCAAGTAAGCTGGGGGACCAACCCGGGAATGGTAGTAGACGTTACCGGCGCGGTGCCGCACCCCGACGAGTTTGCAAAGGGAAACGAAAACGAGCGCAAAGCCGCAGTACGCGCCCTTGAATATATGGCGCTAGAGCCGGGCACGCCAATGACAGATGTCAGGCTGGATAGGGTGTTCATCGGCTCGTGCACAAACTCACGCCTTGAAGACCTGCTTGAAGCGTCGATGGTCGTAAAGGGAAGAAAGGTCTCGCCAAACGTGCGGGCTATGGTGGTGCCCGGGTCGCAGCACGTCAAGGCGGCCGCAGAGCAGATGGGTCTTGACAAAGTCTTCAAAGAGGCCGGCTTTGAATGGCGCGAGTCTGGATGCAGCATGTGCCTTGGCATGAACCCTGACATCCTTGGGCCCGGCGAGCGCTGCGCAAGCACCTCAAACCGCAACTTTGAGGGCCGGCAGGGGGCAGGGGGCAGAACGCATCTCGTAAGCCCTGTCATGGCCGCCGCAGCCGCGATTGAAGGGCACTTTGTGGACGTGAGGGAGTGGCTCTAGTAGTAGATGGAACCCTTTACAGTGCTCAAGAGCAAGGCGACCCCGCTTGACAGGGTCAACGTCGACACCGATCAGATAGTTCCAAAGCAATTTCTGAAGCTTGTCAACCGGACGGGTTTTGGCAAGTACCTGTTTTACGACTGGCGCTTTGATAGGGACGGCAGACCAAGGAGCGACTTTGTGCTGAACAACCCAAAATATTCCGGCAGGCAGATCCTGCTTGCCCGGGACAACTTTGGAAGCGGAAGCTCGCGCGAGCACGCCGCGTGGGCAATCTTTGACTACGGGTTTCGGGCTGTAATCGCGCCGTCCTTTGCAGACATTTTCTACAACAACTGCTTCAAAAACGGCATACTGCCTGTCCGGCTCAAGTCCAGCGAAGTCGACTATTTGTTCAAGAACGAGGACCTTGACATTGAGATTGACCTTGCAGAACAGCTTGTGGTGGTGGCAGGCAGCGGCCGCAAGATGCACTTTGAGATAGACGAGTTCCGCAAGAAACTCTTGCTTGAAGGTCTGGACAGCATAGGGCTCACCCTGCAGCTTGAAGACCATATCGCAAGGTATGAAAGGCAGAACCGGATGTTTTTCGCTCCGAGCGACAGCTGACAAGATTTTTATCCTGAGCCACTTTGAGGAAAGGTAAGAGAGAGGAAGTAGTAGTTGGCCGGCATTGTCGCCGTTTACAGCCACGGCACGAACAACAAGAACATCATTTATTACCTTGCCCACTCGATGAGGATGCTCCAGCACCGGGGCAAGGCATACTGGAAAATGATGGTGGGCAATGCCGCCACCGGCGCAGAAGGATGGCTCCCGGCAGACGATGCAATACTGAGGATTGCTCAGAAGGAAAAGCTGCATGGAAACAACGGCATAGGCTATCTCTCAAAGAGGCCGCCGCCGTTCCCAAGCATGAACAACATCTGGGTCGCGTTTGACGGCTTTTTTGTAGACACTGAAAAGCTGCACCTGCACCCATACATCGGGCCGGCCCGTGACTCTGACTCGCTCTTCAAGATCTACCACATTTTCATCCAGCTCCTGATCCAGAAAAAGAACCCTGAGCGCGCAGCCGAGTTTCTGGACAGGCACCTGAGGGGCAACCTCCTGGTGAAGGTGGGCGACGAGATCTACGCATACCGCGAC
Coding sequences within it:
- the psmB gene encoding archaeal proteasome endopeptidase complex subunit beta, whose protein sequence is MHPQDKRYPDYIADQIKKGTTTCALTCKDGVVLAADTRASAGLFIADRHVMKIQKVDQHLAMTIAGGVADAQNLVDTMRYNANLYRFQNKELMPVKSAARLCSNILFNQRYFPYYVQIIMAGYTKNEGSQIHNIDLFGSMTTEKFISTGSGSPVAYGYLESEYRDGMSVNDAYKVAMQAIAAAIRRNAGTGDSINVVIIDKNGYRELSKEEKAAVGVVF
- a CDS encoding cupredoxin domain-containing protein, giving the protein MVPDGFFEFTFTKASKYEYYDMLHHWMQDTVVALERGALDDRYRELVDTSLR
- a CDS encoding cupredoxin domain-containing protein produces the protein MFAASGGSGTERVSSIVTIPAGSSSGNKNFEPEVIKVIIGVNNTVRWINKDDVPNAVVASNDDDSVFQYHQRKRTQHLGAGWVL
- the leuC gene encoding 3-isopropylmalate dehydratase large subunit, with the protein product MPKTIFEKIWDSHIIYEKEGGGLSLLYIDRHLVHEVTSPQAFDGLRMNNRRVRRPDLTFATMDHNVPTSDRSLPIVDQISSIQIQTLAQNCKEFGITLFDMHSPDQGIVHVIGPDLGLTLPGTTIVCGDSHTSTHGAFGAFALGIGTSEVEHVLATQTLWMDKPKTFAINLEGRRRNPHAVTAKDMILYVIRTIGTAGGTGTVLEYRGEAMSELSMENRMTICNMSIEAGARAGLIAPDRTTFDFIRGRRYAPKGEQFEKAVEYWSCLRTDPNAKFDKSISFDVGSLAPQVSWGTNPGMVVDVTGAVPHPDEFAKGNENERKAAVRALEYMALEPGTPMTDVRLDRVFIGSCTNSRLEDLLEASMVVKGRKVSPNVRAMVVPGSQHVKAAAEQMGLDKVFKEAGFEWRESGCSMCLGMNPDILGPGERCASTSNRNFEGRQGAGGRTHLVSPVMAAAAAIEGHFVDVREWL
- the leuD gene encoding 3-isopropylmalate dehydratase small subunit, with protein sequence MEPFTVLKSKATPLDRVNVDTDQIVPKQFLKLVNRTGFGKYLFYDWRFDRDGRPRSDFVLNNPKYSGRQILLARDNFGSGSSREHAAWAIFDYGFRAVIAPSFADIFYNNCFKNGILPVRLKSSEVDYLFKNEDLDIEIDLAEQLVVVAGSGRKMHFEIDEFRKKLLLEGLDSIGLTLQLEDHIARYERQNRMFFAPSDS